The following are encoded together in the Panicum virgatum strain AP13 chromosome 6K, P.virgatum_v5, whole genome shotgun sequence genome:
- the LOC120711069 gene encoding O-glucosyltransferase rumi-like, giving the protein MKSLLQFPERERRQQQQQRDEEEGAALVLVPQPPPDDDDHGGGGSAADHEEDDPAAAKQQQQKDGDDDQAAMIIAAAAAAGPTKSKWWRRRPQTKLMPPMTRGVGVVVAGLVVLALVVGSTSSWWWIHLDYASSFLVGGGMRQQQHQRRPPHHVPSPAADLVPIPFSCGGGNANSSSTSPSTSSPPPQAAAAAAAAHHHHQQRRCPEYFRFIHSDLSPWRATGITREAVERGRGRAAFRLVVVGGRAFVETYHRVFQTRDTFTQWGIAQLLARYPGRVPDLDLMFNCEDMPELRAADFQSEAPLPLFRYCKDDATLDIVFPDWSFWGWPEVNIRPWAPLLEEMAAQMTRLPWPDREPYAYWRGNPGVSADRADLLRCNSTTEWKARVFAQDWGAAARAGFRGSNLAEQCRHRYKVFVRGRSWSVSDKYILACDSPVLRVDTPFRDFFSRGLVAGEHYWPVDPARKCPAIRFAVDWGNAHPAQARRMAAAGSAFAREDLAMDYVYDYMLHLLTQYARLLRYTPTVPEGAVELRAEALACPATGRERDLMMESRERYVAGYEPCALPPPFTAAELRDRKRRDQEVRDRVKRMTDDYERRVHHP; this is encoded by the exons ATGAAGAGCTTGTTGCAGTTCCCGGAGCGGGagaggcggcagcagcagcagcagcgcgacgaggaggagggggcggcgctggtGCTGGTGCCTCAGCCGCCtccggacgacgacgaccatggaggaggaggatcAGCTGCTGACCATGAGGAAGACGATCCGGCGGCagccaagcagcagcagcagaaggatGGCGACGACGATCAGGCGGCGATGATCATAGCCGCCGCAGCAGCTGCAGGTCCTACCAAGTCGaagtggtggaggcggcggccgcagaCAAAGCTGATGCCGCCGATGACGAGAGGCGtgggggtggtggtggcgggTCTCGTCGTGCTGGCCTTGGTCGTCGGCAGCACCAGCAGCTGGTGGTGGATCCACCTCGACTATGCATCG TCGTTCCTGGTCGGCGGCGGcatgaggcagcagcagcaccaacgGCGGCCTCCTCACCACGTCCCGTCGCCCGCGGCGGACCTGGTGCCCATACCCTTCAGCTGCGGCGGGGGCAACGccaacagcagcagcacctcgccgtcgacgtcatcaccaccaccacaggcggcggcggcggcggcggcggcgcaccaccaccaccaacagaGGCGGTGCCCGGAGTACTTCCGGTTCATCCACTCGGACCTGTCGCCGTGGCGCGCGACGGGGATCACGCGCGAGGCCGTggagcgcgggcgcgggcgcgcggcgtTCCGGCTGGTGgtcgtcggcggccgcgccttCGTGGAGACGTACCACCGCGTGTTCCAGACGCGCGACACGTTCACGCAGTGGGGCATCGCGCAGCTGCTGGCGCGCTACCCCGGGCGCGTCCCCGACCTGGACCTCATGTTCAACTGCGAGGACATGcccgagctccgcgccgccgactTCCAATccgaggcgccgctgccgctgttcCGCTACTGCAAGGACGACGCCACGCTGGACATCGTCTTCCCCGACTGGTCCTTCTGGGGCTGGCCCGAGGTCAACATCCGGCCCTGGgcgccgctgctggaggagatggcggcgcagatgacgcgCCTGCCCTGGCCCGACCGGGAGCCCTACGCCTACTGGAGGGGCAACCCCGGCGTGTCCGCCGACCGCGCCGACCTCCTCCGCTGCAACAGCACGACGGAGTGGAAGGCGCGCGTGTTCGCGCAGGActggggcgccgccgcccgcgccggcttCCGGGGGTCCAACCTGGCGGAGCAGTGCCGGCACCGGTACAAGGTGTTCGTGCGGGGGCGGTCGTGGTCGGTGAGCGACAAGTACATCCTGGCCTGCGACTCGCCGGTGCTGCGGGTGGACACGCCCTTCCGGGACTTCTTCTCCCgggggctcgtcgccggcgagcactACTGGCCCGTCGACCCCGCGCGCAAGTGCCCCGCCATCCGCTTCGCCGTGGACTGGGGCAACGCGCACCCGGCGCAGGCGCGGCGGATGGCCGCCGCAGGCAGCGCCTTCGCCCGGGAGGACCTCGCCATGGACTACGTCTACGACTACATGCTGCACCTGCTCACCCAGTACGCGCGGCTGCTGCGCTACACGCCCACCGTGCCGGAGGGGGCGGTGGAGCTGCGCGCCGAGGCCCTCGCGTGCCCCGCGACCGGCCGCGAGAGGGACTTGATGATGGAGTCCAGGGAGAGGTACGTCGCCGGCTACGAGCCCTGCGCCCTTCCGCcgcccttcaccgccgccgagctcAGGGACAGGAAGCGGAGGGATCAGGAGGTGCGCGACAGGGTGAAAAGGATGACCGACGACTACGAGCGCCGTGTCCACCACCCATAA
- the LOC120711071 gene encoding vesicle-associated membrane protein 714-like isoform X1, protein MAIVYALVARGTVVLAEFAAVSGNAGAVARRILEKLPPDADSRLCFAQDRYIFHVLRDQAGITFLCMANDTFGRRIPFLYLEDIQMRFMKNYGRVAHSALAYAMNDEFSRVLHHQMEFFSSNPSADTLNRLRGEVSEIHTVMVDNIEKILDRGDRISLLVDKTSTMQDSAFHFRKQSKRLRRALWMKNAKLLAVLTVAIVVLLYLLISAFCGGLSLPSCRS, encoded by the exons ATGGCGATCGTGTACGCGCTGGTGGCGCGCGGCACCGTCGTGCTGGCCGAGTTCGCCGCCGTCTCGGGCaacgccggcgccgtcgcccgccgcaTCCTCGAGAAGCTGCCGCCCGACGCCGACTCCCGCCTCTGCTTCGCGCAGGACCGCTACATCTTCCACGTCCTCCGCGACCAAGCCGGCATCACCTTCCTCTGCATGGCCAACGACACCTTCGGAA GGAGGATCCCCTTTCTCTACCTGGAGGATATCCAGATGAGGTTCATGAAGAACTACGGCAGAGTCGCGCACTCCGCCCTTGCCTACGCCATGAACGATGAGTTCTCCAGGGTCCTCCACCACCAAATGGAGTTCTTCTCCAGCAACCCCAGCGCCGACACGCTCAACCGCCTCCGTGGAGAAGTCAGCGAG ATACACACTGTCATGGTAGACAACATAGAGAAAATTCTAGACAGAGGCGACCGCATCTCTCTCCTCGTCGACAAGACATCCACCATGCAAGACAGCGCTTTCCACTTCCGCAAGCAATCCAAGAGGCTCCGCAGAGCGCTTTGGATGAAGAATGCCAAGCTTCT AGCTGTGTTGACGGTTGCCATAGTAGTGCTACTCTACTTGCTCATTTCTGCTTTCTGTGGAGGCCTTTCCCTACCATCATGCAGATCATGA
- the LOC120711071 gene encoding vesicle-associated membrane protein 714-like isoform X2 yields the protein MAIVYALVARGTVVLAEFAAVSGNAGAVARRILEKLPPDADSRLCFAQDRYIFHVLRDQAGITFLCMANDTFGRRIPFLYLEDIQMRFMKNYGRVAHSALAYAMNDEFSRVLHHQMEFFSSNPSADTLNRLRGEVSEIHTVMVDNIEKILDRGDRISLLVDKTSTMQDSAFHFRKQSKRLRRALWMKNAKLLVKVPNLLHTVSASLLPAIAMLRCSSLET from the exons ATGGCGATCGTGTACGCGCTGGTGGCGCGCGGCACCGTCGTGCTGGCCGAGTTCGCCGCCGTCTCGGGCaacgccggcgccgtcgcccgccgcaTCCTCGAGAAGCTGCCGCCCGACGCCGACTCCCGCCTCTGCTTCGCGCAGGACCGCTACATCTTCCACGTCCTCCGCGACCAAGCCGGCATCACCTTCCTCTGCATGGCCAACGACACCTTCGGAA GGAGGATCCCCTTTCTCTACCTGGAGGATATCCAGATGAGGTTCATGAAGAACTACGGCAGAGTCGCGCACTCCGCCCTTGCCTACGCCATGAACGATGAGTTCTCCAGGGTCCTCCACCACCAAATGGAGTTCTTCTCCAGCAACCCCAGCGCCGACACGCTCAACCGCCTCCGTGGAGAAGTCAGCGAG ATACACACTGTCATGGTAGACAACATAGAGAAAATTCTAGACAGAGGCGACCGCATCTCTCTCCTCGTCGACAAGACATCCACCATGCAAGACAGCGCTTTCCACTTCCGCAAGCAATCCAAGAGGCTCCGCAGAGCGCTTTGGATGAAGAATGCCAAGCTTCT TGTCAAGGTCCCCAATTTACTTCACACAGTGAGCGCTTCTCTCCTGCCTGCTATAGCAATGTTACGCTGCTCCTCGTTGGAAACATGA
- the LOC120711070 gene encoding casparian strip membrane protein 2-like yields the protein MSEPATVIHMDDGKGPPAAASSSYATAPATTGGDATATAAAAGSKAAGGGRGLPLLLRSGACGFRRCLGAIDFLLRVAAFGATLAAAIATGTADERLSVFTQFFQFHARFDDFAAFTLLVVGNAVAAGYLVLSLPFSAVAVVRPGATGVRLFLLLCDVVAMCLLAAAGAAAAAVVYVAHWGSRRANWVPICMQFHGFCQRTSGAVVATFLAVLVLAVLILMAACAIRRHRWQS from the coding sequence ATGAGCGAGCCGGCCACCGTGATCCACATGGACGACGGCAAGGGCCCCCCAGCCGCCGCGTCCTCGTCCTACGCCACCGCTCCGGCGACTACAGGTGGTGatgcgacggcgacggcagcagcagcaggcagcaaggccgccggcggtggccgtggCCTGCCGCTCCTCCTGCGCTCCGGCGCCTGCGGGTTCCGCCGCTGCCTGGGCGCGATCGACTTCCTGCTGCGGGTGGCCGCCTTCGGGGCGACGCTGGCGGCGGCCATCGCGACGGGCACCGCCGACGAGCGGCTGTCCGTGTTCACGCAGTTCTTCCAGTTCCACGCGAGGTTCGACGACTTCGCGGCCTTCACCTTGCTGGTGGTGGGCAACGCCGTCGCGGCGGGGTACCTGGTGCTGTCCCTgcccttctccgccgtggcggtCGTCCGCCCCGGCGCCACCGGAGTGAGGCTGTTCCTGCTCCTCTGCGACGTGGTGGCCATGTGCCtgctcgcggccgccggcgccgccgcggccgccgtcgtgTACGTGGCGCACTGGGGCAGCCGGCGCGCCAACTGGGTGCCCATCTGCATGCAGTTCCACGGCTTCTGCCAGCGCACCagcggcgccgtcgtcgccaccTTCCTGGCCGTCCTCGTCTTGGCCGTGCTCATCCTCATGGCGGCCTGCGCCATCCGACGCCACCGCTGGCAATCATAA
- the LOC120711072 gene encoding serotonin N-acetyltransferase 2, chloroplastic-like: MAAQMMQPRPRPRGSLISRFNAPMSSGLLRPPRAAAAAGSTGSVRLTVSDAELASRGLAVRRTAEGIDVAALNEVFARVGFPRRQEERLRRALAHSRVVWLSAEAEAGRPVAFARAAGDGVFNAVVWDVVVEPSRQGLGLGRAVMERLVDELRRDGVANIVLYAEPRVVGFYRLLDFAMDPDGIRGMAYYRKAAAAASSSAAAATNTPLASL; encoded by the coding sequence atggcagcgCAGATGATGCAGCCTCGGCCCCGGCCCCGCGGCAGCCTGATCAGCAGGTTCAACGCCCCCATGTCGTCGGGGCTGCTCCGGCCGCCtcgtgccgccgcggccgccggcagcACCGGCTCCGTTCGTCTGACGGTGTCGGATGCGGAGCTGGCGTCCCGCGGGTTGGCGGTGCGGCGCACGGCGGAGGGCATCGACGTGGCGGCGCTGAACGAGGTGTTCGCGCGGGTGGGGTTCCCGCGGCGGCAGGAGGAGCGGCTCCGGCGCGCGCTGGCGCACAGCCGCGTGGTGTGGCtgtcggcggaggcggaggcggggcggccggtggcgttcgcgcgcgcggccggcgacggcgtgtTCAACGCGGTGGTGTGGGACGTGGTGGTGGAGCCGTCGCGGCAGGGGCTGGGGCTGGGGCGCGCCGTCATGGAGCGCCTCGTGGACGAGCTGCGCCGCGACGGCGTCGCCAACATCGTGCTCTACGCGGAGCCCCGGGTGGTGGGCTTCTACCGCCTCCTCGACTTCGCCATGGACCCCGACGGCATCAGGGGGATGGCATACTACAGGaaagcagcagccgcagcctcgtcctcggcggcggcggccactaaTACTCCATTGGCATCGCTCTGA
- the LOC120711075 gene encoding SWR1 complex subunit 2 isoform X1, whose product MDAGDDDPPVLLDRASRATRGKRITKLLEDEIEQDEVFWNQQALKDDEENDDNYEEEQDAGDEFDSDFDRHESEPDDEPEKEERERLPIKKRLMFPGKTLRKTNVKKKKVTTKLEDDAKADKPSPSTQADVPDELETEKTIRKSTRTSVIVRQAEREAIRAEKEATVKPIKKKKEGEEKRMTQEEMLLEAAETEIMNLRNLERVLAREEEVKKKAVVHKDTYEGPTIRFFSRDGESRLEFINGASFGSELCTTSAPYPEKSVCVVTGLPAKYRDPKTGLPYATMEAFKIIRERFLKEEADRKRPNMANMGELFESIAGEHSAPKKRRVEVRSPSISGGLRHGGRFRRIPALDMVDED is encoded by the exons AtggacgccggcgacgacgatcctcccgtcctcctcgaccgcgCCTCCCGCGCCACCCGAGGAAAGAG GATAACCAAGCTCCTCGAGGACGAGATCGAGCAGGACGAGGTTTTCTGGAATCAACAAGCCCTCAAGGATGAT GAGGAAAACGATGACAACTACGAGGAAGAGCAGGATGCTGGCGACGAATTCGACAGTGATTTTGATCGACAT GAATCTGAACCTGATGATGAGCCAGAAAAGGAAGAGCGTGAGAG GTTACCAATCAAAAAGCGCCTTATGTTCCCCGGCAAGACATTGAGGAAGACCaatgtcaagaagaagaaggtgacCACAAAACTAGAAGATGACGCAAAAGCTGACAAGCCAAGTCCATCCACACAAGCAGATGTTCCTGATGAATTAGAGACCGAGAAGACCATAAGGAAATCAACCAGAACATCGGTTATTGTCAGACAAGCGGAAAGAGAAGCCATACGTGCTGAAAAAGAAGCAACAGTCAAG CCaattaagaagaaaaaggagggagaagaaaagcggaTGACACAAGAGGAGATGCTTTTGGAAGCAGCTGAAACAG AGATCATGAACTTGAGAAATCTAGAACGTGTACTGGCAAGAGAGGAGGAAGTCAAGAAAAAAGCTGTTGTTCATAAGGACACCTATGAAGGTCCTACAATTCGATTTTTCTCAAGAGATG GGGAATCACGTCTGGAATTCATAAATGGGGCATCATTTGGGTCGGAACTTTGTACAACATCAGCACCTT ATCCGGAGAAATCTGTCTGTGTGGTGACAGGACTTCCTGCCAA ATACCGTGATCCGAAGACAGGGTTGCCTTATGCAACAATGGAAGCATTTAAAATAATCCGGGAGAG ATTTCTGAAAGAGGAGGCTGATAGAAAGAGGCCAAACATGGCGAATATGGGAGAGCTTTTTGAATCAATAGCTGGTGAACATTCAGCGCCTAAGAAGAGAAGGGTTGAGGTAAGGTCGCCGAGCATATCAGGAGGCTTAAGGCATGGAGGGCGATTCCGGCGAATACCTGCGCTTGATATGGTGGATGAGGACTAA
- the LOC120711075 gene encoding SWR1 complex subunit 2 isoform X3 encodes MDAGDDDPPVLLDRASRATRGKRITKLLEDEIEQDEVFWNQQALKDDEENDDNYEEEQDAGDEFDSDFDRHESEPDDEPEKEERERLPIKKRLMFPGKTLRKTNVKKKKVTTKLEDDAKADKPSPSTQADVPDELETEKTIRKSTRTSVIVRQAEREAIRAEKEATVKPIKKKKEGEEKRMTQEEMLLEAAETDPEKSVCVVTGLPAKYRDPKTGLPYATMEAFKIIRERFLKEEADRKRPNMANMGELFESIAGEHSAPKKRRVEVRSPSISGGLRHGGRFRRIPALDMVDED; translated from the exons AtggacgccggcgacgacgatcctcccgtcctcctcgaccgcgCCTCCCGCGCCACCCGAGGAAAGAG GATAACCAAGCTCCTCGAGGACGAGATCGAGCAGGACGAGGTTTTCTGGAATCAACAAGCCCTCAAGGATGAT GAGGAAAACGATGACAACTACGAGGAAGAGCAGGATGCTGGCGACGAATTCGACAGTGATTTTGATCGACAT GAATCTGAACCTGATGATGAGCCAGAAAAGGAAGAGCGTGAGAG GTTACCAATCAAAAAGCGCCTTATGTTCCCCGGCAAGACATTGAGGAAGACCaatgtcaagaagaagaaggtgacCACAAAACTAGAAGATGACGCAAAAGCTGACAAGCCAAGTCCATCCACACAAGCAGATGTTCCTGATGAATTAGAGACCGAGAAGACCATAAGGAAATCAACCAGAACATCGGTTATTGTCAGACAAGCGGAAAGAGAAGCCATACGTGCTGAAAAAGAAGCAACAGTCAAG CCaattaagaagaaaaaggagggagaagaaaagcggaTGACACAAGAGGAGATGCTTTTGGAAGCAGCTGAAACAG ATCCGGAGAAATCTGTCTGTGTGGTGACAGGACTTCCTGCCAA ATACCGTGATCCGAAGACAGGGTTGCCTTATGCAACAATGGAAGCATTTAAAATAATCCGGGAGAG ATTTCTGAAAGAGGAGGCTGATAGAAAGAGGCCAAACATGGCGAATATGGGAGAGCTTTTTGAATCAATAGCTGGTGAACATTCAGCGCCTAAGAAGAGAAGGGTTGAGGTAAGGTCGCCGAGCATATCAGGAGGCTTAAGGCATGGAGGGCGATTCCGGCGAATACCTGCGCTTGATATGGTGGATGAGGACTAA
- the LOC120711075 gene encoding SWR1 complex subunit 2 isoform X2 has protein sequence MDAGDDDPPVLLDRASRATRGKRITKLLEDEIEQDEVFWNQQALKDDENDDNYEEEQDAGDEFDSDFDRHESEPDDEPEKEERERLPIKKRLMFPGKTLRKTNVKKKKVTTKLEDDAKADKPSPSTQADVPDELETEKTIRKSTRTSVIVRQAEREAIRAEKEATVKPIKKKKEGEEKRMTQEEMLLEAAETEIMNLRNLERVLAREEEVKKKAVVHKDTYEGPTIRFFSRDGESRLEFINGASFGSELCTTSAPYPEKSVCVVTGLPAKYRDPKTGLPYATMEAFKIIRERFLKEEADRKRPNMANMGELFESIAGEHSAPKKRRVEVRSPSISGGLRHGGRFRRIPALDMVDED, from the exons AtggacgccggcgacgacgatcctcccgtcctcctcgaccgcgCCTCCCGCGCCACCCGAGGAAAGAG GATAACCAAGCTCCTCGAGGACGAGATCGAGCAGGACGAGGTTTTCTGGAATCAACAAGCCCTCAAGGATGAT GAAAACGATGACAACTACGAGGAAGAGCAGGATGCTGGCGACGAATTCGACAGTGATTTTGATCGACAT GAATCTGAACCTGATGATGAGCCAGAAAAGGAAGAGCGTGAGAG GTTACCAATCAAAAAGCGCCTTATGTTCCCCGGCAAGACATTGAGGAAGACCaatgtcaagaagaagaaggtgacCACAAAACTAGAAGATGACGCAAAAGCTGACAAGCCAAGTCCATCCACACAAGCAGATGTTCCTGATGAATTAGAGACCGAGAAGACCATAAGGAAATCAACCAGAACATCGGTTATTGTCAGACAAGCGGAAAGAGAAGCCATACGTGCTGAAAAAGAAGCAACAGTCAAG CCaattaagaagaaaaaggagggagaagaaaagcggaTGACACAAGAGGAGATGCTTTTGGAAGCAGCTGAAACAG AGATCATGAACTTGAGAAATCTAGAACGTGTACTGGCAAGAGAGGAGGAAGTCAAGAAAAAAGCTGTTGTTCATAAGGACACCTATGAAGGTCCTACAATTCGATTTTTCTCAAGAGATG GGGAATCACGTCTGGAATTCATAAATGGGGCATCATTTGGGTCGGAACTTTGTACAACATCAGCACCTT ATCCGGAGAAATCTGTCTGTGTGGTGACAGGACTTCCTGCCAA ATACCGTGATCCGAAGACAGGGTTGCCTTATGCAACAATGGAAGCATTTAAAATAATCCGGGAGAG ATTTCTGAAAGAGGAGGCTGATAGAAAGAGGCCAAACATGGCGAATATGGGAGAGCTTTTTGAATCAATAGCTGGTGAACATTCAGCGCCTAAGAAGAGAAGGGTTGAGGTAAGGTCGCCGAGCATATCAGGAGGCTTAAGGCATGGAGGGCGATTCCGGCGAATACCTGCGCTTGATATGGTGGATGAGGACTAA
- the LOC120711073 gene encoding nicalin-like encodes MSPSGEVVASISSALAVALVLLACVELGDAAAAVGVYRLIQYDLAGAPLGSRAAVLNHHAATLPLPPGADLSRSALVAPLLDLPLSFLREYLAEKKHLGGLLILLPTKLSDKDGAGNNVDKGQVKGVLAELEKLLVHEEVPYPVYFAFHDDDFDNLLADIRKIASSGQPASATTGGYKLVVSSAEPRKVSSPTISNIQGWLPGLKGEGDTEQLPTIAIVANYDTFGAAPALSVGSDSNGSGVVALLEIARLFSRLYSNPKTRGKYNLLFGLTSGGPYNYNGTSKWLRSFDQRVRESIDYAICLNSVGSWSNDLWMHVSKPPENPYIKQIFEDFSDISKEMGVSVGIKHKKINVSNPRVAWEHEQFSRFRVTALTLSEMSSPPEFLESTGGLHDTRESTDADSVIRTVRLVSESLARHIYRLKGRNIDVFAENSSLAINPHYIQSWLDLLSRTPRVAPFLQKNDPFIAALKNELSEHTADVHVQNDALDGMFTFYDATKATLNVYQVASVTFDLLFLLVLGSYLIVLFCFLVITTRGVDDLINIFRRPPSRKLKGA; translated from the exons atgtCTCCCTCCGGCGAGGTGGTGGCCTCCATCtcctccgccctcgccgtcgccctcgtcctcctcgcctGCGTCGAGCTcggagacgccgccgccgccgtcggcgtctACCGCCTCATCCAGTACGACCTCGCGGGCGCCCCGCTCGGCTCCCGCGCCGCAGTCCTCAACCACCACGCCGCcacgctcccgctcccgccggGCGCCGACCTCTCCCGCTCCGCGCTCGTCGCGCCGCTACTCgacctccctctctccttcctcagAG AGTACCTGGCGGAGAAGAAACATCTCGGAGGGTTGCTCATTCTGCTCCCGACAAAGCTCAGCGACAAGGATGGTGCTGGGAATAATGTTGACAAGGGACAAGTAAAGGGTGTGCTGGCCGAGCTTGAGAAGTTGCTTGTGCATGAAGAAGTTCCA TATCCTGTGTACTTCGCTTtccacgacgacgactttgataaCCTGCTGGCAGATATCCGTAAAATTGCTTCTTCAGGTCAACCAGCCTCTGCAACAACAGGAGG CTATAAACTTGTCGTGTCCTCAGCGGAACCTAGAAAAGTGTCATCTCCGACCATTTCTAATATCCAG GGATGGCTACCTGGTTTGAAAGGAGAGGGTGACACAGAACAGCTTCCAACTATTGCCATAGTTGCAAACTACGACACCTTTGGTGCTGCACCT GCACTTTCTGTAGGAAGTGACAGCAATGGAAGTGGTGTTGTGGCTCTTCTAGAAATTGCAAGACTCTTTTCACGTCTTTATTCAAATCCTAAGACCAGGGGCAAGTACAATCTTCTTTTTGGGTTAACATCTGGTGGACCCTACAATTACAATGGAACTAGCAAG TGGCTTAGAAGTTTCGATCAGCGTGTACGCGAGAGCATTGACTATGCTATCTGCTTGAACAGTGTCGGTTCCTGGAGCAATGACCTCTGGATGCATGTATCAAAGCCTCCAGAAAATCCCTATATCAAGCAAATCTTTGAA GATTTTTCGGATATTTCTAAAGAAATGGGTGTTTCAGTCGGAATCAAGCACAAGAAGATTAATGTTTCAAATCCTAGA GTAGCATGGGAACACGAGCAGTTCTCTAGGTTTAGGGTGACTGCACTTACTCTCTCAGAAATGTCTAGCCCTCCTGAATTTTTGGAAAGCACTGGTGGTCTTCATGACACTAG AGAATCTACAGATGCGGATTCAGTAATCCGAACTGTCAGATTAGTTTCTGAGAGTCTTGCG AGACACATCTACAGATTGAAAGGAAGGAACATCGATGTTTTTGCAGAGAATAGCAGCTTAGCCATTAATCCTCACTACATCCAGTCCTGGTTGGATCTTTTGTCACGGACACCACGGGTTGCAccttttctgcagaaaaatgaTCCTTTCATAGCAGCATTGAAAAAT GAACTATCTGAACACACTGCTGATGTACATGTTCAAAATGACGCCCTTGATGGCATGTTCACTTTCTATGATGCCACAAAAGCAACGCTAAATGTGTACCAG GTTGCAAGTGTTACTTTTGATCTGCTGTTCCTTTTGGTGCTTGGTTCCTATTTGATCGTTCTCTTCTGCTTCCTAGTAATCACTACACGG GGTGTTGATGATCTCATTAACATATTCCGGCGGCCTCCGTCACGCAAACTCAAGGGAGCATAG
- the LOC120711077 gene encoding transcription repressor OFP13-like — protein MVKKKQQLPVGGLTSLFSSSNKQPSSSAAWQWTSCGLHPRTLSFWQQQQQEEDDANRHGCQNQHVANDSHMALTKWQAHYKTISSCFSPNSLASIDSFSAASSDAAEAEAVIRAVRSGRLLFEPEEASSFKASCKPIIIKDATTTIMSKQAAFGGATAMSVESQNPYRDFRESMEAMVISQGGVRDWRWLEEMLGWYLRANGKSTHELIVGAFVDLLVALSTATSPADSSSPATPATANCSSPSSDCSCSSSL, from the coding sequence ATGGtgaagaagaagcagcagctTCCTGTTGGTGGCCTCACCTCTCTCTTCAGCAGTAGCAATAAGcagccgtcctcctccgccgcgtggCAATGGACCTCCTGCGGCCTGCACCCAAGAACTCTGTCCttctggcagcagcagcagcaggaggaggatgaCGCCAATCGCCATGGCTGCCAGAACCAGCATGTTGCCAATGACAGCCATATGGCGCTGACGAAGTGGCAGGCTCATTACAAGACCATCAGCTCGTGCTTCTCCCCCAACTCCTTGGCCTCCATTGACAGCTTCTCAGCGGCGTCGTCCGACGCTGCCGAGGCAGAGGCCGTCATCCGCGCGGTGCGCTCGGGTCGCCTCCTCTTCGAGCCCGAGGAGGCGTCCTCTTTCAAGGCGTCCTGCAAGCCGATCATCATCAAGGACGCCACCACCACGATCATGAGCAAGCAGGCGGCGTTCGGTGGCGCCACGGCCATGTCGGTGGAGTCCCAGAACCCGTACCGCGACTTCCGGGAGTCCATGGAGGCGATGGTGATCAGCCAGGGGGGCGTCAGGGACTGGCGCTGGCTGGAGGAGATGCTAGGGTGGTACCTGAGGGCCAACGGCAAGAGCACGCACGAGCTCATTGTCGGCGCCTTCGTGGACCTGCTCGTGGCGCTCAGCACCGCCACCTCGCCTGCAGATTCGTCGTCCCCGGCCACCCCTGCCACTGCCAACTGCTCCTCACCATCCAGCGATTGCTCTTGCTCCTCCTCCTTGTAG